A genomic stretch from Sulfurimonas sediminis includes:
- the nuoN gene encoding NADH-quinone oxidoreductase subunit NuoN, with the protein MLAPINISMESLNVMTLAPMLIPVVGALLILVIDVIKGGLHKSLYVVLSLLFLAMDFFSLLDASEIFTQNGTVLGMFDVMLIDGLALLAQFIIVIASMLFIPLALTNKRFHEFSYPEFFALFLFMIAGFQFMVATDNLILIFVGLETASLALYTLIAMHNRDKSFEAAVKYFTMGALAAGFFSFGAMVFYALTGSVEINKIALVLAANGYADIGYVLVGVSFMLAAFAFKLSLIPFHTWAPDVYEGSSAPMAGYMSIVPKIAAFVVAMRFFEFLVHSGIIWLDIVLYAFVIITMTVANMWALVQTDVKRMLAYSSISHAGFVMAAILIGTTQANSALFLYWVLFTFTNLGSFTMLWISRQKSLPEHQMSDHSYDKFAGMIKTAPVPAMIMGLFMLSLAGIPPFALFWGKIYLISSAVTSGYTILALIMALNSAIAGYYYLKLIVYMFMKEPVVGANGHIYVANATLALKTIIGIAAVGTIFAFVAINPLLEFITAFVYNSGY; encoded by the coding sequence ATGTTAGCGCCGATAAATATTTCAATGGAGTCGTTAAATGTAATGACTCTGGCGCCTATGCTGATACCGGTAGTAGGTGCATTGTTAATCTTAGTGATTGATGTTATCAAGGGTGGGCTTCACAAATCACTCTACGTCGTACTGAGCCTGCTCTTTTTGGCAATGGACTTTTTCTCTTTGCTTGATGCCTCAGAGATTTTTACCCAAAACGGCACAGTGCTGGGTATGTTTGATGTAATGCTGATAGACGGTCTGGCCTTGTTGGCTCAGTTTATTATCGTTATAGCATCAATGCTTTTTATTCCACTGGCTTTGACAAACAAACGCTTTCATGAGTTTTCCTATCCTGAGTTTTTTGCACTCTTTTTATTTATGATTGCAGGTTTCCAGTTTATGGTTGCTACTGATAATCTGATCTTGATATTTGTCGGTTTGGAAACAGCGTCTTTGGCATTGTATACGCTCATAGCTATGCATAACCGTGACAAATCTTTTGAAGCAGCTGTGAAATACTTTACAATGGGTGCTTTGGCCGCAGGTTTCTTCAGTTTCGGTGCCATGGTCTTTTATGCCCTGACCGGTTCTGTAGAGATTAATAAAATTGCGTTGGTTCTTGCTGCAAACGGATATGCTGACATCGGATATGTCCTTGTAGGCGTCTCATTTATGCTGGCGGCTTTTGCCTTTAAATTATCACTTATTCCGTTTCATACATGGGCACCTGATGTGTATGAAGGTTCTTCTGCCCCGATGGCAGGATACATGTCAATTGTACCAAAGATAGCTGCTTTTGTAGTGGCTATGCGATTTTTTGAATTTTTGGTGCACAGTGGTATCATTTGGCTTGACATTGTTTTATATGCCTTTGTCATTATTACGATGACCGTGGCAAATATGTGGGCACTGGTGCAAACGGATGTAAAACGTATGCTGGCATACAGTTCTATCTCTCATGCGGGCTTTGTAATGGCGGCTATATTAATAGGGACGACACAGGCAAACAGTGCACTCTTTTTATACTGGGTTCTGTTTACATTTACCAACCTTGGGTCATTTACAATGTTATGGATATCACGTCAAAAAAGTCTGCCGGAACATCAAATGTCAGACCATTCCTATGACAAGTTTGCAGGTATGATTAAAACCGCACCGGTTCCTGCAATGATTATGGGACTGTTTATGTTGAGTTTGGCAGGAATTCCGCCATTCGCTCTTTTTTGGGGTAAAATCTATCTGATCAGTTCTGCGGTAACAAGCGGTTACACAATCCTTGCGCTTATTATGGCGCTTAACTCAGCAATAGCAGGGTATTATTATTTAAAACTTATAGTATATATGTTTATGAAAGAGCCTGTTGTCGGAGCAAATGGTCATATATATGTTGCCAATGCGACACTGGCCCTCAAAACTATTATCGGTATAGCAGCAGTAGGAACTATATTTGCTTTTGTTGCTATAAATCCGCTTTTAGAGTTTATTACAGCTTTTGTATATAACAGTGGATATTAA
- the trxA gene encoding thioredoxin translates to MGKYIELTGANFEATLAEGVSLVDFWAPWCGPCRMIAPVIEELAEDYDGKAKICKVNTDEEQDIAVKFGIRSIPTIMFFKNGEMVDQIVGAQSKQALAEKLDALLA, encoded by the coding sequence ATGGGTAAATATATAGAACTAACTGGTGCAAATTTTGAAGCAACTCTTGCGGAGGGTGTATCTCTGGTAGACTTTTGGGCGCCATGGTGTGGGCCGTGTCGTATGATTGCTCCTGTTATTGAAGAATTGGCAGAAGATTATGACGGAAAAGCTAAAATCTGTAAAGTCAATACTGATGAAGAGCAGGATATCGCTGTAAAATTCGGTATTCGCTCAATCCCTACTATTATGTTTTTCAAAAACGGTGAAATGGTAGACCAAATCGTAGGCGCACAGTCCAAACAGGCTCTTGCAGAAAAGCTTGACGCTCTTTTAGCGTAA
- a CDS encoding globin: protein MKLEITAGKIDVRPPVAKPHPGFFDEVGEERFRKLVFEHYESIKSSDIAFLFPVFDDDDFAEAQKHAADFLIEISGGPDYFTQSRGEHQMVGRHAPFRIDENARKVWLELYIPLLSALAEEGVSPKYIESFWNYLDLFSMWVVNTKS from the coding sequence TTGAAGTTAGAAATTACAGCGGGAAAAATTGATGTACGGCCTCCTGTGGCAAAGCCTCATCCGGGTTTTTTTGATGAAGTGGGAGAAGAAAGGTTTAGAAAACTGGTGTTTGAGCATTATGAATCCATCAAGAGCAGTGATATTGCTTTTTTATTTCCTGTATTTGATGATGATGATTTTGCAGAGGCACAAAAACATGCAGCAGATTTTTTGATAGAAATTTCAGGCGGTCCTGATTATTTTACACAAAGCAGGGGAGAACATCAAATGGTTGGGCGTCATGCGCCCTTCCGCATAGATGAAAATGCGAGAAAAGTCTGGCTGGAACTTTACATTCCGCTTTTGAGTGCGCTTGCAGAAGAAGGTGTTTCTCCCAAGTATATAGAGTCTTTTTGGAACTATCTGGATCTTTTTTCTATGTGGGTGGTAAATACGAAGAGTTAA
- a CDS encoding hemerythrin domain-containing protein, producing MTIKDFMTSKHRECDHLLTQAEDFLESGEFDEALCKYAAFKNETLLHFTMEEEYLFPMLEEKSGMGSMGPTNVMRMEHAQAKSLFEKMDEAYSTKDKERAFSLGESMNILLQQHNLKEEQMLYTMMNSALAEDAQEIVQKLQNYGN from the coding sequence ATGACTATAAAAGACTTTATGACAAGTAAACACAGAGAGTGTGACCATCTTTTGACACAGGCAGAAGATTTTCTTGAAAGCGGAGAATTTGACGAAGCTCTTTGCAAATATGCAGCCTTTAAAAATGAAACTCTCCTGCATTTTACAATGGAAGAGGAGTATCTTTTTCCTATGCTTGAAGAAAAATCAGGGATGGGAAGTATGGGACCGACAAATGTTATGCGAATGGAGCATGCACAGGCAAAATCACTCTTTGAAAAAATGGATGAAGCCTATAGTACAAAAGACAAAGAAAGAGCTTTTTCTCTTGGAGAATCCATGAATATTCTCCTGCAACAGCACAACCTCAAAGAAGAGCAGATGCTCTATACCATGATGAACAGTGCTCTGGCAGAAGATGCCCAAGAAATCGTTCAAAAACTACAAAACTATGGAAACTAA
- a CDS encoding tetratricopeptide repeat protein, translating to MLKWILLAFVLTNSFALEISIESAKDNFIKYSTLDIRNTERFTCKEIKNDLDTVLEVQCIFLKRPVRKLKHIQNDFFKVNTVFKDEKFIVTIKPFYKIKLIPEIFDLTKDNEVFDANVTYSDHWSVLGYKKTFPLFKQEEASPLALDFPFYLDKDKLPYVGSLDLQGNPVYIKNVEDVKEYLKVKKYYKHKEYELCLESIDDILNDYPNTLFKAELLYYKIKVYAKIKDWDNVVSVAKEFLREYSSDENVAEVLSLVAKAYAKLGENSNADYFYDRLFTEHPQSKFTQLGYIYKGEMLEESGGTKQALKYYKKALYETKDLEVAANAAYHLASLYLSFKPKEASKYAMKIIQADPGFFMEDFKASQKMMEEFANQGYYKVAAAIADTLLQEIDATYDEYEELLKNKALWLAQTKEKKKALAALNEYLKKFPDGDYVDAVQVAKDALFFEVSDLNATAKLAEFDKLIQEYQNDTIGKRALYEKAKLLLEEGKYKEVLSLKKSLEALDKTEYKDIQKIIQDAAIGEMKQSLRKKNCKQVLIISNEYNITLSDKWDDGIYECAMKGGDFQLSKSIAGKNLKSKDLDERKKWLYRYIKVDFATGNYSDVLDAAKDLITLIEDDKNSKYKEVYRYLFDTYERLEQKEKMIDAMAKIEELFGLDYKDTERYVAMVTLGNERHDDNLIIKYAKKVMQIQNKSNSYAQSPYVEFALYQAYMDKKEYNRALEVIKSLDKLALSPTLRARQKYLLGSVLDKLWRDDAAKKAYKEAIAADPKSSWAKLAKSALEL from the coding sequence TTGTTAAAATGGATACTCCTGGCCTTTGTTCTTACAAATTCTTTTGCACTTGAAATTTCCATAGAGAGTGCAAAAGACAATTTCATAAAATACTCCACACTTGATATTCGAAACACTGAACGCTTTACATGTAAAGAGATTAAAAATGATCTTGACACGGTTTTGGAAGTTCAATGTATTTTTTTAAAAAGACCAGTGCGAAAACTCAAGCATATTCAAAATGATTTTTTTAAAGTAAATACAGTTTTTAAAGATGAGAAATTTATTGTTACAATCAAGCCATTTTACAAAATAAAATTGATTCCGGAAATATTTGATCTTACCAAAGACAATGAAGTTTTTGATGCAAATGTGACCTATTCAGACCATTGGAGTGTACTAGGGTACAAAAAAACATTTCCTTTGTTTAAGCAGGAGGAAGCCTCTCCCCTTGCATTAGATTTTCCTTTTTACCTTGACAAAGACAAACTGCCCTATGTAGGAAGTCTCGATCTGCAGGGAAACCCGGTCTATATCAAAAATGTAGAAGATGTGAAAGAGTACTTGAAAGTAAAAAAGTATTACAAACACAAAGAGTATGAATTGTGTCTTGAAAGTATAGATGATATATTGAATGATTATCCAAATACGCTTTTTAAAGCAGAACTGCTCTATTATAAAATTAAAGTGTATGCAAAAATAAAAGACTGGGATAATGTAGTAAGTGTGGCAAAAGAGTTTTTAAGAGAATACTCTTCTGATGAGAATGTTGCAGAGGTCCTTTCCCTGGTAGCAAAAGCATATGCCAAACTCGGCGAAAATTCGAATGCCGACTACTTTTATGACCGATTGTTTACAGAACATCCACAAAGTAAATTTACACAACTCGGATATATATACAAGGGAGAGATGCTTGAAGAGTCAGGTGGCACAAAACAGGCGTTAAAGTATTATAAAAAAGCATTGTATGAGACGAAAGATTTAGAGGTTGCAGCAAATGCCGCATACCATTTAGCCTCTTTGTATCTTTCTTTCAAGCCAAAAGAGGCTTCGAAGTATGCAATGAAAATTATTCAGGCAGATCCTGGCTTTTTTATGGAAGATTTTAAAGCATCACAAAAGATGATGGAGGAGTTTGCAAATCAGGGATACTATAAAGTTGCAGCAGCTATAGCAGATACTTTGCTGCAGGAGATTGATGCCACATATGATGAATATGAAGAGTTGCTCAAGAACAAAGCTTTATGGCTTGCCCAAACAAAAGAGAAGAAAAAGGCTTTGGCCGCTCTAAATGAGTATTTGAAAAAGTTTCCTGATGGAGACTATGTGGATGCTGTTCAGGTTGCCAAAGACGCACTCTTTTTTGAAGTTTCTGATTTAAATGCTACTGCAAAACTGGCAGAATTTGACAAGCTTATTCAAGAGTATCAAAATGACACTATAGGCAAACGCGCACTGTATGAAAAAGCAAAATTACTTTTAGAAGAGGGAAAATACAAAGAGGTGCTCTCTTTAAAAAAATCCCTGGAAGCTTTGGATAAGACAGAGTATAAAGATATCCAAAAAATTATACAGGATGCTGCTATCGGAGAGATGAAACAGTCTCTTCGTAAGAAAAACTGCAAACAGGTTTTAATCATATCGAATGAATACAATATTACGCTTTCGGATAAATGGGATGACGGTATTTATGAATGTGCGATGAAAGGCGGAGATTTCCAGCTTTCAAAAAGTATAGCAGGGAAAAATTTAAAATCCAAAGATTTGGATGAGCGGAAAAAATGGCTTTACCGCTACATCAAAGTTGATTTTGCTACGGGAAATTACAGTGATGTACTGGATGCAGCCAAAGATTTAATCACTTTGATAGAAGATGACAAAAATTCAAAATACAAAGAGGTTTACAGATATCTGTTTGATACATATGAACGATTAGAGCAAAAAGAGAAGATGATTGATGCAATGGCAAAAATCGAAGAACTTTTTGGACTTGATTATAAAGATACAGAGCGTTATGTTGCAATGGTAACACTCGGAAACGAACGACATGATGACAATCTGATAATAAAATATGCAAAAAAAGTAATGCAGATACAAAACAAATCAAACTCCTATGCGCAGAGTCCTTATGTAGAATTTGCACTGTATCAGGCATATATGGATAAAAAAGAGTACAACAGGGCTTTGGAAGTTATAAAATCATTGGATAAACTGGCATTAAGCCCTACATTGCGTGCGCGGCAAAAATATCTTTTGGGCAGTGTACTTGATAAACTATGGAGAGATGATGCAGCGAAAAAAGCATATAAGGAAGCAATAGCCGCTGACCCAAAATCTTCCTGGGCCAAACTGGCAAAAAGTGCCCTGGAACTTTAA
- the trxB gene encoding thioredoxin-disulfide reductase produces the protein MTLDCAIIGGGPAGLTAGLYTTRGGLENVTMFEKGMPGGQITQSSEIENYPGVTGEITGMDLMMPWPQQCQKFGLKHDMAEVNRITKDGNLFHVLKSDGTSIQAHSVIVCTGSSPRRAGFKGEEEFFGKGVSTCATCDGFFYKGKEVAVIGGGDTALEEALYLAKICTKVYLVHRRDSFRAAPNTVKRVKENEKIELVLNSVPDEVYGDASGVNGLKVKDKDGNIKDIQVPGVFVFVGNDVNNQTLIQEDGTYLCDVNEQGQVIVTLSMKTSVPGLFAAGDIRIEAPKQVVSAAGDGAVAALSAISYVDELLN, from the coding sequence ATGACTTTAGACTGTGCAATTATAGGCGGAGGACCGGCTGGTCTTACTGCAGGATTATACACTACACGCGGCGGACTTGAAAATGTAACAATGTTTGAAAAAGGTATGCCGGGCGGGCAGATAACACAGAGTTCCGAAATAGAAAACTATCCGGGTGTAACAGGTGAGATAACCGGAATGGATTTGATGATGCCATGGCCACAGCAGTGTCAAAAGTTCGGACTCAAACATGATATGGCAGAAGTAAACCGTATAACAAAAGATGGCAACCTCTTTCATGTACTCAAATCAGACGGAACAAGCATTCAGGCACACAGTGTAATTGTCTGTACCGGTTCCTCTCCGCGCCGTGCAGGTTTTAAGGGAGAAGAGGAGTTTTTTGGCAAAGGGGTCAGTACCTGTGCAACCTGTGACGGATTTTTTTATAAAGGAAAAGAAGTGGCAGTGATAGGCGGAGGGGACACTGCTCTAGAAGAAGCCTTATACCTTGCAAAAATATGTACAAAAGTTTATCTTGTTCACAGACGTGACAGCTTTCGTGCAGCACCAAATACGGTAAAAAGAGTCAAAGAAAATGAAAAAATAGAGCTTGTACTCAACTCTGTGCCTGATGAAGTTTATGGCGATGCAAGCGGAGTAAACGGATTGAAAGTCAAAGACAAAGATGGAAATATAAAAGATATACAGGTTCCTGGTGTTTTTGTATTTGTAGGGAACGATGTCAACAATCAGACACTCATTCAAGAAGACGGCACTTATCTGTGTGATGTGAATGAACAGGGACAGGTTATTGTAACCTTAAGCATGAAGACTTCTGTTCCTGGACTGTTCGCTGCAGGTGACATACGGATAGAAGCACCAAAACAGGTTGTTTCAGCAGCCGGAGACGGCGCTGTTGCTGCGCTTTCTGCCATCTCATATGTCGATGAATTACTAAACTAG
- a CDS encoding DUF2249 domain-containing protein, protein METNKEIILDVSELEAPYPLVEAINALNILQDDEVLIFRHRMNPQMLFQNILALGLKYEITKEDANEFEMRIYK, encoded by the coding sequence ATGGAAACTAACAAAGAGATTATTCTCGATGTCAGTGAGCTTGAGGCTCCTTACCCTCTGGTAGAAGCCATCAATGCTCTAAATATTTTACAGGATGATGAAGTGCTGATATTTAGACATCGAATGAACCCTCAAATGCTTTTTCAAAATATCTTAGCTTTGGGTTTAAAGTATGAAATCACAAAAGAGGATGCAAATGAATTTGAAATGAGGATCTATAAATAA
- a CDS encoding histidinol-phosphatase, whose product MKVDLHNHTPLCNHAQGTIDEYINAAINNNTKIFGFSDHAPMDFDPKYRMSFSEMQTYEKEILDAKKKYADTITVLLGYEVDYLEGHMDERVLNADVDYLIGSVHFIDEWGFDNPEFIAEYKNEDINVIWQKYFNAIEAMANSRLFDIVGHLDLIKVFKFMPTQDIKEIAKNALHAIKDADMVLEINAAGYRKPIKEAYPSRELLEEAFKLGIPVTFSSDAHKPEQVAMFDKEVTQLAKDIGYLECAYFINRERKFLTF is encoded by the coding sequence ATGAAAGTAGACCTCCATAACCATACACCACTGTGTAACCATGCCCAGGGCACAATAGACGAATATATCAATGCTGCTATCAATAACAATACAAAAATATTTGGTTTTTCCGACCATGCGCCTATGGACTTTGATCCAAAATACAGAATGTCTTTTTCAGAGATGCAAACATATGAAAAAGAGATTTTGGATGCAAAGAAAAAATATGCTGACACCATCACTGTTTTACTTGGCTATGAAGTTGACTACCTTGAGGGGCATATGGACGAAAGAGTACTCAATGCCGATGTTGACTATCTGATTGGGTCTGTGCATTTTATAGACGAGTGGGGTTTTGACAATCCGGAGTTTATAGCAGAATACAAAAATGAAGATATCAATGTAATATGGCAGAAATACTTCAATGCCATCGAGGCTATGGCCAACAGCAGACTATTTGACATTGTCGGACATCTGGACCTTATAAAAGTATTTAAATTTATGCCGACGCAAGACATCAAAGAGATAGCAAAAAATGCTTTGCATGCCATAAAAGATGCCGACATGGTCTTGGAAATCAATGCGGCCGGCTACAGAAAACCCATCAAAGAAGCATATCCTTCAAGAGAACTTTTAGAAGAAGCCTTCAAACTGGGTATTCCTGTTACCTTCAGCTCTGACGCCCATAAACCGGAGCAGGTAGCTATGTTTGACAAAGAAGTCACACAGCTTGCCAAAGATATCGGCTACTTGGAGTGTGCTTACTTTATAAACAGAGAGCGAAAGTTTTTAACTTTTTAA
- the dapB gene encoding 4-hydroxy-tetrahydrodipicolinate reductase, with translation MIKVGVFGASGRVGRLLIEDLKTTDAMSLSTVFVRNSLDFSIDPSVLVTSDMQAFLHAADIIIDFSLPDACEILLEEAMKTPKPLVIGTTGLNTHQLNLLKEASERMPVLYATNMSLGVALLNKLVYQASAALEGFDIEIVEMHHRHKKDAPSGTALTLSQSAAAARGLDLDKVRVSGRDGNIGERSKDEIAVMALRGGDIVGRHTVGFYNDGEFIELNHTATSRNTFSKGALRAGKWLADKEAGLYSISDCLEL, from the coding sequence ATGATAAAAGTAGGCGTATTCGGTGCGAGCGGTAGAGTTGGCAGACTTTTAATAGAAGATTTAAAAACAACAGATGCAATGAGTTTAAGTACGGTTTTTGTAAGAAACTCACTTGATTTTTCAATAGACCCCTCAGTTTTGGTTACCTCCGATATGCAGGCATTTCTGCATGCAGCAGATATAATTATAGATTTCTCACTCCCGGATGCCTGTGAAATACTTTTGGAGGAGGCGATGAAAACTCCCAAACCGTTAGTCATCGGAACAACAGGACTCAATACACATCAACTCAATCTTTTAAAAGAAGCAAGTGAGCGTATGCCAGTGCTGTATGCCACAAATATGTCGCTGGGTGTAGCACTTCTGAACAAACTTGTTTATCAGGCTTCAGCAGCCCTGGAGGGATTTGATATAGAAATTGTAGAGATGCATCACAGACATAAAAAAGATGCACCAAGCGGTACTGCATTGACACTCAGTCAGTCAGCAGCAGCCGCAAGAGGACTGGATCTGGACAAAGTCCGAGTCAGTGGCAGAGACGGGAACATCGGAGAAAGAAGCAAAGATGAAATAGCTGTTATGGCTCTGCGTGGCGGGGACATCGTAGGACGCCATACTGTCGGCTTTTACAATGACGGAGAATTTATAGAACTCAACCATACCGCCACCTCAAGAAATACTTTTTCTAAAGGGGCGCTTCGTGCCGGAAAATGGCTTGCTGACAAAGAAGCCGGCCTCTACAGTATCAGTGACTGTCTGGAGCTTTAA
- a CDS encoding NADH-quinone oxidoreductase subunit M, whose product MLDHILSLLIFFPALAAVFGFMIQKESMRAYGVAVSAIEFALALWLWYVFDGNVSGMQFMESLPLVPSFGINYILGVDGISLFIVILAAFFTMIGIASLTDTPNVKYMIITLLFLQMTMVGVFVALDAIVFYIFWELSLVPMLYIIGAWGGPLRIYASVKFFLYTFTGSLVMLVGMLFMAYFYYQATGVWSFAILDWYRLILPESFQLWLFAAFFIGFAIKVPMFPFHTWLPYAHGQAPTIGSVILAAILLKMGTYAFIRFSLPMFPDASAFFMVPIAIIAIIMIVYTAMVAYAQKDVKQVVAYSSISHMGVIILGTFALNVEGISGSIFLMIAHGVVSGALFLLVGVIYDRRHTKMMSEFGGLAQVMPRYATIFGLMLMASVGMPLTINFVGEFLSLLGFYQQSHILTLLAGTAIIVGAIYMLAAYKKMFFGEVTKEENKNLKDVNKREWVALLPLGIITIWLGIYPKPVLEPINNSVKSIVQLMHNKATTELGKERIPDLVKPKVVIIEKTIIEEVH is encoded by the coding sequence ATGTTAGATCATATTTTATCGTTATTAATTTTCTTTCCGGCACTCGCAGCTGTATTTGGTTTTATGATACAAAAAGAGAGTATGCGTGCATACGGTGTTGCAGTTTCTGCGATTGAGTTTGCACTGGCATTATGGCTGTGGTATGTGTTTGACGGCAATGTATCCGGAATGCAGTTTATGGAAAGTCTGCCACTTGTTCCTTCTTTTGGAATCAATTATATACTTGGAGTGGATGGTATATCTTTGTTTATTGTTATTCTTGCAGCCTTTTTTACTATGATAGGAATAGCCAGTTTAACAGATACGCCTAATGTAAAATATATGATTATTACATTGTTGTTTTTACAAATGACGATGGTCGGTGTTTTTGTGGCACTTGATGCAATAGTCTTTTACATTTTTTGGGAACTTTCACTTGTGCCTATGCTCTATATTATCGGGGCATGGGGTGGACCGTTGCGAATATATGCTTCAGTAAAATTTTTCCTCTATACTTTCACAGGTTCGCTTGTGATGCTTGTCGGTATGCTTTTTATGGCATATTTTTATTATCAGGCAACAGGTGTTTGGAGTTTCGCTATTTTAGACTGGTACAGACTGATTTTACCAGAGTCATTCCAGCTTTGGTTATTTGCAGCATTTTTTATTGGGTTTGCTATTAAAGTACCAATGTTTCCATTTCATACATGGTTACCGTATGCACACGGACAGGCACCGACTATCGGTTCTGTAATACTTGCAGCAATTTTGTTAAAAATGGGAACATATGCGTTCATTCGATTCTCCTTACCGATGTTTCCGGATGCTTCGGCATTTTTTATGGTTCCGATTGCAATCATCGCAATTATCATGATTGTGTATACTGCAATGGTTGCTTATGCACAAAAAGATGTGAAGCAGGTTGTCGCTTACTCCTCAATCTCACATATGGGTGTCATTATCCTGGGAACATTTGCATTAAATGTTGAAGGTATCTCCGGTTCAATCTTTTTAATGATAGCGCATGGTGTTGTTTCAGGGGCTCTGTTCCTGCTCGTAGGTGTTATTTATGACAGACGCCATACGAAGATGATGAGTGAGTTTGGCGGCTTGGCACAGGTGATGCCAAGATACGCTACTATATTTGGTCTTATGTTAATGGCTTCTGTCGGAATGCCTTTGACAATCAATTTTGTAGGTGAATTTTTATCACTTCTCGGATTTTACCAACAGTCTCACATCTTGACACTTTTAGCCGGAACAGCAATTATTGTCGGTGCCATCTATATGTTGGCAGCATACAAAAAAATGTTTTTTGGTGAGGTAACAAAAGAAGAGAACAAAAATCTTAAAGATGTCAATAAAAGAGAATGGGTTGCCCTTTTGCCACTTGGAATCATTACTATATGGCTGGGTATATATCCTAAGCCTGTGTTGGAACCGATTAACAACAGCGTGAAATCAATTGTACAGTTAATGCACAATAAAGCTACAACAGAATTAGGTAAAGAAAGAATTCCAGATTTAGTGAAACCTAAAGTTGTAATTATAGAAAAAACTATTATAGAGGAGGTTCACTAA